In Flavobacterium sp. CS20, a single window of DNA contains:
- the der gene encoding ribosome biogenesis GTPase Der, with product MSNIVAVVGRPNVGKSTFFNRMIQRREAIIDAESGVTRDRHYGKSEWNGKAFSLIDTGGYVENSDDVFQNEIDKQVHLAIEEADAIIFLVDVQEGLTPMDEDVAKILRKAEKPVFLAINKVDSSKNIQDAMEFYALGLGEYYNISAINGSGTGELLDDLVKALPEEEIKEEESLPKFAVVGRPNAGKSSFINALIGEERYIVTDVAGTTRDSIDTHYNRFGFDFNLVDTAGIRRKAKVKESLEFYSVMRSVRAIESSDVCLVLVDAQRGFDGQVQNIFWLAQRNKKGIVILVNKWDLVDKETNTLKQFQNHILQKIEPFTDVPIVFISVINKQRIFKAIETAVEVYHNRSKRIKTRKLNDVLLPLIQKFPPPAVKGKYVKIKFITQLPTHHPQFAFFCNLPQYVKEPYKRFLENKIRENFDFKGVPIDIYMRKK from the coding sequence ATGTCGAATATTGTTGCTGTTGTTGGTCGCCCAAATGTAGGGAAATCCACGTTTTTTAATCGTATGATTCAAAGGCGTGAAGCCATTATTGATGCTGAAAGTGGCGTAACACGCGACCGTCATTATGGAAAATCTGAATGGAATGGCAAGGCCTTTTCATTGATTGATACTGGCGGTTATGTAGAAAACAGCGATGATGTGTTCCAAAATGAAATCGATAAACAAGTGCATCTCGCCATTGAAGAAGCCGATGCTATTATATTTTTAGTTGATGTTCAAGAAGGTCTCACTCCTATGGACGAAGATGTGGCTAAAATTTTAAGAAAAGCTGAAAAACCCGTTTTTCTTGCTATCAATAAAGTTGATAGTAGCAAAAATATTCAAGATGCTATGGAGTTTTACGCCTTAGGTCTTGGCGAATATTACAATATTTCTGCCATCAACGGCAGTGGCACGGGCGAATTGTTAGACGACTTGGTCAAAGCACTTCCTGAAGAAGAAATCAAAGAGGAAGAAAGTTTACCCAAGTTTGCCGTTGTTGGACGCCCAAATGCTGGAAAATCTTCGTTTATCAATGCCTTGATTGGAGAAGAACGCTACATTGTTACTGATGTTGCTGGAACTACGCGTGACTCTATTGACACTCACTACAATCGTTTTGGTTTTGATTTTAATTTGGTCGATACCGCTGGTATTAGACGAAAAGCTAAGGTGAAAGAAAGCCTTGAGTTTTACTCGGTAATGCGTAGCGTAAGAGCTATTGAAAGTTCTGATGTATGCTTAGTGCTTGTCGATGCTCAACGCGGTTTTGACGGACAAGTGCAAAACATTTTTTGGTTGGCTCAGCGGAATAAGAAAGGCATCGTAATTTTAGTCAATAAATGGGATTTAGTCGATAAAGAAACCAACACTTTAAAGCAATTTCAAAACCACATTCTTCAAAAAATTGAACCTTTTACCGATGTGCCAATTGTTTTTATTTCAGTCATCAACAAACAACGTATTTTTAAAGCTATTGAAACAGCAGTTGAAGTTTATCATAACAGAAGTAAACGCATAAAAACCCGTAAACTTAACGATGTTTTATTGCCTTTGATTCAAAAATTTCCACCGCCTGCAGTGAAAGGTAAATATGTAAAAATAAAATTTATCACCCAATTACCCACACATCATCCGCAGTTTGCATTTTTCTGCAATTTACCGCAATACGTCAAAGAGCCTTACAAGCGTTTTCTTGAAAATAAAATCAGAGAAAACTTTGATTTTAAAGGCGTTCCTATAGATATTTATATGCGTAAGAAATAA
- the glmM gene encoding phosphoglucosamine mutase yields the protein MTLIKSISGIRGTIGGKVGDNLTPIDAVKFVTAYGTWLKSYRKKDNYKVVIGRDARPSGKMIQELVINSLQGLGIDVVSLELSTTPTVEMAVKLEHADGGIIITASHNPVEWNALKLLNEKGEFLDGKEGKAILDLVEAENYNFSKVEHLGQRTNHNSYIDLHIEEILNLDDVLVKDIKLQKFKVVLDAVNSTGGISIVPLLEQLNVEVIQLYCEPTGQFPHNPEPLKKHLTELSKTVIKENADFGIAVDPDVDRLAFMDENGEMFGEEYTLVSVADYILSRRKGNTVSNLSSSRALRDVTEKHGGHYTASAVGEVNVVKTMKDTNAVIGGEGNGGIIYPNLHYGRDSLVGLALFLSHLSQKQMKVSELRKTYPSYFMAKEKIQLTPQIDVDQILKKVEKLYQNEELTTIDGVKIDFKNSWVHLRKSNTEPIIRVYTEAQTQDEADQLAQKMISEIKTLT from the coding sequence ATGACACTAATCAAATCTATTTCAGGAATCAGAGGTACTATTGGCGGTAAAGTTGGTGATAATTTAACACCGATTGATGCGGTTAAATTTGTCACTGCTTATGGCACTTGGCTAAAATCTTATCGCAAAAAAGACAACTACAAAGTGGTTATAGGTCGCGATGCCAGACCATCGGGCAAAATGATACAAGAACTCGTTATCAACAGCTTACAAGGTTTGGGTATTGATGTGGTTAGTTTAGAACTATCAACTACGCCAACCGTTGAAATGGCGGTAAAACTCGAACATGCCGACGGTGGCATTATCATCACCGCAAGTCATAATCCTGTGGAATGGAATGCTTTAAAATTGCTTAACGAAAAAGGTGAATTTTTAGATGGCAAAGAAGGTAAAGCCATACTTGACTTGGTTGAAGCCGAAAATTATAATTTTTCAAAAGTTGAACATCTCGGTCAAAGAACAAATCACAATTCTTATATCGACTTACATATTGAAGAAATTTTAAATTTAGATGATGTTTTAGTCAAAGATATCAAGCTTCAAAAATTTAAAGTGGTTTTGGATGCTGTCAATTCTACAGGTGGAATTTCTATTGTGCCACTTTTAGAGCAACTTAACGTAGAAGTTATTCAATTATATTGTGAACCAACAGGTCAATTTCCACATAATCCTGAACCGCTTAAAAAACATTTAACCGAGTTATCTAAAACCGTAATTAAAGAAAATGCAGATTTTGGAATTGCTGTTGATCCAGATGTTGACCGCTTGGCATTTATGGATGAAAACGGCGAGATGTTTGGCGAAGAATACACTTTGGTGAGCGTTGCAGATTATATTTTGTCTCGAAGAAAAGGCAATACGGTGAGCAATCTATCTTCATCTCGAGCCTTGAGAGATGTGACTGAGAAACACGGCGGTCATTATACAGCAAGTGCAGTTGGAGAGGTTAATGTGGTCAAAACAATGAAAGACACCAATGCGGTAATTGGCGGCGAAGGCAATGGCGGAATTATTTATCCTAACTTGCATTATGGCAGAGATAGTTTAGTGGGTTTAGCTTTGTTTTTATCACACCTGAGTCAAAAACAAATGAAGGTTTCTGAACTGAGAAAAACTTATCCAAGCTATTTTATGGCTAAAGAAAAAATTCAATTAACCCCACAAATTGATGTTGATCAAATCCTTAAAAAGGTTGAAAAATTATACCAAAATGAAGAACTTACAACAATAGATGGTGTGAAAATAGATTTTAAAAATTCTTGGGTACATTTAAGAAAGTCAAATACCGAGCCTATTATTAGAGTTTATACCGAAGCCCAAACGCAAGATGAAGCTGATCAATTAGCCCAAAAAATGATTTCTGAAATTAAGACATTGACTTAA
- a CDS encoding 3-oxoacyl-ACP synthase III family protein gives MYQSQISGVGKYVPENVVTNHDLTKIMDTTDEWIQERTGIKERRHIKKGDGNTTAVMGYKVAKIALERANIDKDDIDFIVFATLSPDYYFPGCGVQVQDMLDISTCPALDVRNQCSGFVYALSVADQFIKTGMYKNILVIGSENHSGGLDMTTRGRNVSVLFGDGAGLAVLTRCENKNKGVLSTHLHSEGKFVEELSLIGPSTKYWVPEIIKENPQENIPYYPQMNGQLVFKNAVVRFSEVINEGLAHNNLSAKDIDMLIPHQANLRIAQFIQKKFKLSNDQVHNNIQKYGNTTARSIPIALTEAWENNKIKTDDIVVLATFGSGFTWASAIIKW, from the coding sequence ATGTATCAATCACAAATATCTGGAGTAGGCAAATACGTTCCTGAAAACGTTGTCACCAATCACGATCTTACAAAAATTATGGATACCACTGACGAATGGATCCAAGAACGCACAGGCATAAAGGAACGAAGACATATCAAAAAAGGCGACGGCAACACCACGGCGGTTATGGGATACAAAGTCGCAAAAATCGCACTTGAACGTGCAAATATTGATAAAGACGATATCGACTTTATTGTCTTTGCTACACTAAGTCCAGACTATTATTTTCCTGGTTGCGGAGTTCAAGTCCAAGATATGCTTGACATATCAACTTGTCCTGCTTTAGATGTCAGAAACCAATGTAGCGGATTTGTTTATGCTTTATCTGTTGCCGACCAATTTATCAAAACAGGGATGTATAAAAATATTCTTGTCATTGGAAGTGAAAATCACAGCGGTGGATTAGATATGACCACACGAGGTCGAAACGTTTCTGTGCTTTTTGGAGATGGTGCTGGTCTTGCTGTTTTAACCCGATGTGAAAACAAAAACAAAGGTGTTTTATCTACACATCTACATTCTGAAGGTAAGTTTGTTGAAGAGTTATCGCTAATTGGACCGAGCACAAAATATTGGGTGCCTGAAATAATTAAAGAAAATCCACAAGAAAATATTCCGTATTATCCACAAATGAATGGTCAATTGGTGTTTAAAAATGCTGTTGTAAGATTTTCAGAAGTCATCAACGAAGGTTTAGCTCATAATAACTTATCGGCTAAAGATATTGATATGTTAATTCCGCATCAAGCTAACTTGAGAATCGCTCAATTTATTCAGAAAAAATTTAAGTTGAGTAACGACCAAGTGCACAACAATATTCAAAAATACGGCAATACTACTGCAAGATCTATACCTATTGCTCTTACAGAAGCTTGGGAAAACAATAAGATAAAAACAGATGACATTGTAGTTTTAGCGACTTTTGGAAGTGGTTTTACTTGGGCAAGCGCCATCATAAAGTGGTAA
- a CDS encoding ACP phosphodiesterase translates to MNYLAHIYLSGKNEDIRIGNFIADFIYGSRYQNYSTNIQKGILLHRAIDTYTDAHPIFRQSKKRLFSEFKHYSDVIVDMFYDHFLAKNFDNYSSEDLTHFATSFYNSLDKRRKELPKKVNQILPVMKQYNWLVSYKNTDDLRDILNQMNHKTKFKTQLDDSVDLLIEHYDSFENEFTQFFREIQNEQPKMLKSLEK, encoded by the coding sequence ATGAATTATTTGGCTCACATATATCTTTCTGGAAAAAATGAAGACATCAGAATCGGTAATTTTATCGCTGATTTTATTTATGGAAGTCGATATCAAAATTATTCTACCAATATTCAAAAAGGCATACTTCTTCATCGTGCTATTGATACTTACACCGATGCACATCCTATTTTTAGACAAAGCAAAAAACGATTATTTTCTGAATTCAAACATTACAGCGACGTGATTGTCGATATGTTTTATGATCATTTCTTAGCTAAAAATTTTGACAATTATTCTTCAGAAGATTTAACTCATTTTGCCACATCTTTTTATAATTCTTTAGACAAAAGGCGTAAAGAATTACCTAAAAAAGTGAATCAAATTCTTCCTGTGATGAAACAATATAATTGGTTGGTAAGCTATAAAAACACTGATGATCTTAGAGATATTCTCAATCAAATGAATCATAAAACCAAGTTCAAAACACAGCTGGATGATTCTGTAGATTTATTGATTGAACATTATGATAGTTTTGAAAATGAGTTTACACAATTTTTTAGAGAAATTCAAAACGAGCAACCTAAAATGCTTAAATCTTTAGAAAAATAA
- the folB gene encoding dihydroneopterin aldolase: MLDKIILSNIRVYAYHGCLDEESKIGSNYRVDVEVDVDLELSSNSDKLKDTVDYVILNQIVKQEMSIPSKLLEHVAQRINSRVFKEFSKVKRIKTQVAKLNPPIIGDVESVSVKMIKRRE; the protein is encoded by the coding sequence ATGTTAGACAAAATTATTTTATCAAATATCAGAGTATATGCCTACCACGGTTGTCTTGATGAAGAATCTAAAATTGGAAGTAATTACAGAGTTGATGTAGAAGTTGATGTAGATTTGGAGCTGTCTTCAAATTCAGACAAGCTAAAGGATACTGTAGATTATGTGATTCTTAATCAAATAGTAAAACAAGAGATGTCTATTCCTTCAAAACTATTAGAACATGTTGCTCAAAGAATTAATAGTAGAGTTTTCAAAGAATTTTCGAAAGTTAAACGTATAAAAACACAAGTCGCAAAACTTAATCCACCGATTATAGGTGATGTAGAATCTGTCAGTGTAAAAATGATAAAACGTAGAGAATAG
- the yaaA gene encoding peroxide stress protein YaaA: MKILLSPAKSLNLEQDLPTKNYTTPQFLDKTEKIHKVLKQSSKNDLKDLMSISDKLAELNHTRFQDFSINHQPQNSRPAIYTFDGDVYDGIDAYQLSKSDINRLQDRLRILSGFYGMLKPLDLIQAYRLEMGTSLEVENAKNLYEFWKETLTETLNNELEENELVVNLASKEYSKSIQKSKLKGQWVEPVFKDYKNGKLKVISFYAKKARGLMTKHLAKIDNPSYEDILKFNDDNYAFSKSETKNKNQPVFVR, encoded by the coding sequence ATGAAAATATTACTTTCTCCTGCTAAATCTTTAAATTTAGAACAAGATTTACCGACAAAAAACTATACAACACCACAGTTTTTAGATAAAACTGAAAAAATACATAAGGTTTTAAAACAATCTTCCAAAAATGATTTAAAAGATTTAATGTCAATCAGTGACAAATTAGCTGAATTAAACCACACAAGATTTCAAGATTTTTCTATAAATCATCAGCCTCAAAATTCTAGACCCGCAATTTACACCTTTGATGGCGATGTGTATGACGGTATAGATGCTTACCAATTATCGAAAAGTGATATCAATCGTTTGCAAGATAGGTTAAGAATATTGTCTGGATTTTACGGCATGCTCAAACCCTTAGATCTAATACAAGCTTACCGACTTGAAATGGGAACGTCATTAGAAGTTGAAAACGCCAAAAATTTATACGAATTTTGGAAAGAAACCTTAACAGAAACACTTAATAATGAATTAGAAGAAAATGAATTGGTTGTTAATTTAGCGAGTAAAGAATACTCTAAATCTATTCAAAAATCAAAATTGAAAGGACAATGGGTTGAACCTGTTTTTAAAGATTATAAAAACGGTAAACTCAAAGTGATCAGTTTTTATGCCAAAAAAGCCAGAGGCTTAATGACCAAACATCTCGCAAAAATTGACAATCCTAGTTACGAAGATATTTTAAAATTTAATGACGATAACTATGCTTTCAGCAAATCTGAAACAAAAAACAAAAACCAACCAGTTTTTGTGAGATAG
- a CDS encoding gliding motility protein RemB, translated as MKLLLNLLIIIAITFTAKAQDTSYPIFEECSEVDQIQLQKECFETNFNNHLKQLLKNTSNDSLPKSQKVSLIFDVDKNGKFNLIFIDADSQTVKQNFEKAFDSLPKVKPAKTYGNPSFMQFSVDLIYPFHKNGLDKSAISSTHPQIKPQETQLSESLIKAKQEFEAVDNETKKYDAELFSSYAYIPLSHEIYNRFDREMNLIGTNSHTSQKPFTYKDVKPYYDFKEKNSDLAFNKNSWFGRKLFDEHLATVSGNNYWLALDFGVDLQLGRDTDNSLNTYNNTRIGFVQGGVGNKLTYYGAIFESQGRFADYYNRLARSRAPIDGNPAIIPGRGVAKKFNSDAFDYPVTVGYINYRFNDNFNIQLGNYKNFIGDGYRSLFLSDNASPYPYVKVDAKFWKIKYTNIWMQTRNTNLLTESEAYQTKFMAIHHLSYNVNKRLNIGLFEVAIWDNEKERGFDISYLNPLLFYQMVEFSTGTEGGKVMVGANYKYKWTDNIYSYGQLLIDELSFNDVFDGNNSFKNKFGLRLGVKYFDAFKIKDFDLQLEYNQVRPFTYSHNKISTNYTHNGQSLAHLWGANFREIIAIVRYRKNRWFGHTKLIFGERGFEPEADLDPFYGSDLFGTEDNLFSETGNTIDQGNRVNSYYAELEAGYLINPATNFKVYLNIIGRDFNATIQNDRTFDNNTAWVNFGLRTDLFNWYFDY; from the coding sequence ATGAAACTACTACTCAATCTTTTAATCATTATAGCTATAACCTTTACTGCAAAAGCACAAGATACATCATACCCAATATTTGAAGAATGTAGCGAGGTTGATCAAATTCAGCTCCAAAAAGAATGTTTTGAAACTAATTTTAATAACCATTTAAAACAGCTTTTAAAAAACACATCTAATGATAGTTTACCAAAATCTCAAAAAGTTTCTTTGATATTTGATGTTGATAAAAATGGTAAATTCAATCTTATCTTTATAGATGCTGATAGTCAAACAGTAAAACAGAATTTTGAAAAAGCCTTTGACAGTTTGCCAAAAGTAAAGCCAGCTAAAACTTATGGTAATCCTAGCTTTATGCAATTTAGTGTTGATTTGATTTATCCCTTTCATAAAAATGGTTTAGATAAATCTGCAATTTCTTCAACTCACCCACAAATAAAACCTCAAGAAACACAACTTTCTGAGTCTTTAATAAAGGCAAAACAAGAATTTGAAGCGGTAGATAATGAAACAAAAAAATATGATGCTGAGTTGTTTTCTAGTTATGCTTATATCCCATTATCTCACGAAATCTACAATCGTTTTGACAGAGAAATGAATTTAATAGGAACAAATTCTCATACTTCACAAAAACCGTTTACCTACAAAGATGTAAAGCCATATTACGATTTTAAAGAAAAAAACAGCGATTTAGCTTTTAATAAAAACTCTTGGTTTGGACGAAAACTTTTTGATGAACATCTCGCCACAGTCAGTGGTAATAATTATTGGCTTGCCTTAGATTTTGGGGTTGATTTGCAATTAGGAAGAGATACAGACAACAGTCTAAACACTTACAACAACACGAGAATAGGATTTGTTCAAGGTGGTGTTGGAAATAAACTAACATATTACGGTGCTATCTTTGAAAGTCAAGGTCGTTTTGCTGATTACTATAATCGTTTAGCACGCTCAAGAGCACCAATAGATGGTAATCCAGCTATTATACCAGGTCGTGGAGTGGCTAAAAAATTTAATTCTGATGCCTTTGATTACCCTGTAACAGTAGGCTATATCAATTACCGTTTCAATGATAATTTTAATATTCAGTTAGGCAATTATAAAAATTTTATAGGTGACGGCTATCGGTCTTTATTTTTAAGCGATAACGCAAGTCCTTATCCATACGTTAAAGTCGATGCCAAATTTTGGAAAATCAAATATACCAATATTTGGATGCAAACTAGAAACACTAACTTATTAACTGAGAGCGAAGCCTATCAAACTAAATTTATGGCCATTCATCATTTGAGTTATAACGTCAATAAAAGGCTTAACATTGGCTTGTTTGAAGTCGCTATTTGGGATAATGAAAAAGAACGCGGCTTTGATATCAGCTATCTCAACCCCTTATTGTTCTATCAAATGGTTGAGTTTTCTACTGGCACTGAAGGTGGTAAAGTTATGGTTGGAGCTAACTATAAATACAAATGGACAGACAATATTTATTCTTATGGACAATTGCTTATAGATGAACTTTCGTTTAATGATGTTTTTGATGGCAACAATAGTTTTAAAAACAAATTTGGATTGCGACTTGGGGTTAAATATTTTGATGCTTTTAAAATTAAAGACTTTGACCTTCAATTAGAATACAATCAAGTTAGACCTTTTACATATTCGCATAATAAAATTAGCACAAATTATACCCATAACGGTCAATCTTTAGCTCATCTTTGGGGTGCAAATTTTAGGGAAATAATCGCTATTGTACGCTACCGCAAAAACCGTTGGTTTGGTCATACCAAATTGATATTTGGCGAGCGTGGTTTTGAACCCGAAGCTGATCTTGATCCTTTTTACGGTTCAGATTTGTTTGGAACAGAAGATAACTTGTTTAGTGAAACGGGTAATACCATTGACCAAGGTAATCGGGTCAATTCATATTATGCCGAATTAGAAGCAGGCTATCTCATCAATCCAGCAACAAACTTTAAGGTTTACCTAAACATTATTGGTCGTGATTTTAATGCAACTATACAAAACGACAGAACTTTTGATAACAATACAGCTTGGGTCAATTTTGGTTTAAGAACCGATTTGTTTAATTGGTATTTTGACTATTAA
- a CDS encoding RluA family pseudouridine synthase produces the protein MMNDNQNENNDDLFEHYHFIAAKGQEPLRVDKFLMNFIENASRNKIQKVAKSGNIFVNSETVKPNHKVKAGDEVKVLMSYPPYENLLEPENIPIDIVYEDDDLLVVNKEAGMVVHPGHGNYSGTLINALVYHFDNLPNNSSNRPGLVHRIDKETSGLLVVAKTEEAMTHLSKQFFHKTSQREYVALVWGDVKDDEGTIEGNIGRHPKNRLQNTVYESDKAEYGKPAITHYKVIERFGYVTLVSCQLETGRTHQIRVHMKYISHTLFNDSRYGGDRILKGTSFTKYKQFVENCFKVLPRQALHAKTLGFEHPKTSEYLSFSTNLPDDMQACIDKWRNYAKHAKH, from the coding sequence ATGATGAATGACAATCAAAACGAAAACAACGACGATCTTTTTGAGCACTATCATTTTATTGCTGCAAAAGGTCAGGAGCCGTTACGAGTGGATAAGTTTTTGATGAATTTTATTGAAAATGCCTCAAGAAATAAAATTCAAAAAGTCGCAAAATCGGGTAATATTTTTGTCAATTCAGAAACCGTTAAACCCAATCATAAAGTTAAAGCTGGCGATGAAGTCAAGGTTTTAATGTCTTATCCACCTTATGAAAATTTATTAGAACCCGAAAATATTCCTATTGACATTGTTTATGAAGATGATGATTTGTTGGTGGTCAATAAAGAAGCAGGAATGGTAGTTCATCCAGGTCATGGCAACTATTCAGGCACGTTGATTAATGCACTGGTATATCATTTTGATAACCTACCCAACAACAGCTCAAACCGACCAGGTTTAGTGCATCGCATTGATAAGGAAACCAGCGGACTTTTGGTGGTGGCCAAAACCGAAGAAGCTATGACGCATCTCAGCAAACAGTTTTTTCACAAAACCAGTCAACGCGAATATGTGGCTTTAGTTTGGGGCGATGTTAAAGATGATGAAGGTACAATAGAAGGCAACATTGGGCGACATCCCAAAAACAGATTACAAAATACAGTTTATGAAAGTGATAAAGCTGAATATGGCAAACCGGCTATCACACATTACAAAGTTATTGAGCGTTTCGGCTATGTGACTTTGGTGTCTTGTCAACTTGAAACAGGGCGAACCCATCAAATTCGTGTTCATATGAAATACATTAGCCATACTTTGTTTAACGATTCCCGCTATGGTGGCGACAGAATTTTAAAAGGTACTAGCTTCACAAAATACAAACAATTTGTAGAAAACTGTTTTAAAGTTTTGCCACGACAAGCACTTCACGCTAAAACCTTAGGATTTGAACATCCAAAAACAAGTGAATATTTATCATTTTCAACAAACTTGCCTGATGATATGCAAGCTTGTATTGACAAGTGGCGAAATTATGCAAAACACGCTAAACATTAA
- a CDS encoding PASTA domain-containing protein has protein sequence MSFFNFLFSKTFLKNLVLAVILTIVLIIGLFYWLNYYTNHDEYIEVPDLSKLEMDIVEKKLDQLNLRYVIMDSTAYNPDYPSFSVVEQDPKPGQSVKENRKIYLTINPKDYALVSIPENIIGNTKRQVLPTLKSLGFKIGEITTKPDIAKDVVLELKHQDKTLKPGDKLKKTSVVDIVVGDGSLDYSESN, from the coding sequence ATGAGTTTTTTTAATTTTTTATTCAGTAAAACGTTTTTAAAAAATCTAGTTTTAGCTGTAATCCTAACTATCGTTTTAATCATTGGCTTGTTCTATTGGCTGAATTATTACACCAACCATGATGAATATATAGAAGTTCCAGATTTGAGTAAATTAGAAATGGATATTGTTGAAAAAAAATTAGACCAACTCAATTTGAGGTATGTCATTATGGATTCAACCGCTTACAATCCAGATTATCCCTCGTTTTCTGTTGTAGAACAAGATCCCAAACCAGGTCAATCGGTCAAAGAAAACCGTAAAATATATTTGACCATAAATCCGAAAGATTACGCTTTAGTGAGCATTCCAGAAAACATCATCGGAAATACCAAAAGACAAGTTTTGCCAACCTTAAAATCTTTAGGATTTAAAATTGGTGAAATTACTACAAAACCAGACATTGCAAAAGATGTAGTTTTAGAGCTGAAACATCAAGACAAAACATTAAAACCAGGCGATAAACTTAAAAAAACTAGTGTTGTAGATATTGTTGTAGGCGATGGGAGTTTAGATTATTCAGAATCAAATTAG
- a CDS encoding fasciclin domain-containing protein — translation MKCKIKTLIAIFIVISAMTSCSDDEAGQIIDNTPSIFEIIAESPNHNTLEQLLIDTQLDQTIDSGVFTIFAPTDQAFQALDIANLSNEEISQILLNHVLSGKAESTDLETGYEFTNATESITGDSDFLNIYVNVDAGISLNGSSNVTEPDINASNGVVHVVDQVIPRPSIVTFLNADNNFSTLVSALTQENQPDFISTLSDSDNPAPFTLFAPNNQAFEDLFVELELESLMDMDANTLTSTLNTHIVASNVIRAEDFSANTTVETLGSSFNIDASTDTITDQSGRNINIFITNIQATNGVMHVVDKVILP, via the coding sequence ATGAAATGTAAAATCAAAACACTAATTGCTATTTTTATAGTGATATCAGCAATGACTTCTTGTAGCGATGATGAAGCTGGTCAAATTATAGACAATACACCTTCAATTTTTGAAATTATTGCAGAAAGCCCAAACCATAACACCTTAGAGCAATTACTAATTGATACACAACTTGACCAAACTATAGATAGTGGTGTCTTTACCATTTTTGCTCCAACAGATCAAGCCTTTCAAGCTTTAGATATAGCAAATCTTAGCAATGAAGAGATTTCTCAAATTTTACTCAATCATGTTTTGAGTGGCAAAGCAGAATCAACAGACCTTGAAACAGGATACGAATTTACCAATGCCACAGAATCTATAACAGGTGATTCTGATTTTTTGAATATTTATGTCAATGTTGATGCTGGAATAAGCTTAAACGGTTCATCAAATGTTACAGAACCAGACATCAATGCCTCAAATGGTGTGGTGCATGTTGTAGATCAAGTTATACCACGGCCAAGTATTGTAACTTTTTTGAATGCTGACAACAATTTTTCAACATTAGTATCGGCTTTAACTCAAGAAAATCAACCAGATTTTATCAGTACCTTGAGCGACTCAGACAACCCAGCTCCATTCACACTATTTGCTCCTAACAATCAGGCTTTTGAAGACTTATTTGTAGAGCTTGAACTCGAGTCACTCATGGATATGGATGCCAATACATTGACTTCAACACTAAACACACATATTGTGGCTTCAAATGTTATCAGAGCCGAAGATTTTTCAGCCAATACTACTGTAGAAACATTAGGAAGTAGTTTTAATATTGATGCATCTACCGATACTATTACTGATCAAAGTGGTAGAAATATCAACATTTTCATCACAAATATACAAGCCACTAACGGGGTAATGCATGTTGTAGATAAAGTTATTTTACCTTAA